Within Candidatus Omnitrophota bacterium, the genomic segment TCGGCCAGGACTTCCAATTTAACTAAGTTGGAATTGTTGACTTCCCGCCCCAGCCGGGCGACGCGCACGGCCTCTTCCGCATTGTAGCAGCCCGCCGTATTGGGCAGGATGACGTATTTTTTGGGATCGATATGGTTGAGCAGATGATCGCTCGCGCCGAAATCCACGCGCCGCAGAGCGACCGTCACCATTTCTGTTCCCGATGCTTCCAACGCGCGTTCCGTTTCCTCGAAGGATTTATATTTGCCCGTTCCCACGATCAGACGGGAATGAAGAACGATCTCGCCGATTTTCAGAGGAGAATCGTCCGAGGCGTTTTCCGGTTTTATGGCATTCGTTTGAGACATAATTTGACCTCGATCTTGGAAGAAGAATGAATGGATCGTTTCTTATCCCATTAGGACGCAACGGCCTTCGGTCTCGCCGATTCAGGCGCCGCCGCCGACGAATTGCAGAATTTCGATTTCATCGCCTTTGGTTAGAGTATGAGAATCATAAGCTCCACGCTTGACGATGGCGCGATTCACCTCGACGGCGACGCGTTGGGGATGCAAATCGAGTCGGGAAAGAAGCTGAAGAATATTGGCGTTTTCTTCGATTTCTATGGATTTTCCATTAACTGTAATATTCATTTTCTTGATTGCTTTCGAATGCCAACGGCTATCGAAGGACTTTTTTTTAAATTATTGAGGAACGGCGCCGGAGAATAATCTATCTATCCGAAATCTATCGGCGGCGATATAGCTTGTCAAGACAATAGGATTTCATCCGTTTGTCATTGAAGATGGAATATCCATTAAGATAGCGATGCTCTTTCCTAGCATTCATGCTCCCGGCAATAATCGACAAGATCGCGCATGGGAACGATTTGAATTGTATTGGTTTTATGCTCTTTGGGTTGATATTCGCCCGAGGCGAATAGAACTAAATCGTCGTCTTGGAGCAAGCCTTTTTCGTATAGAAACATCCCGGCGGCGATCATACGGATGGAGCCTTTCAGATCGGGATACATCACCGGCCGGACGCCATAATACAAATGCAGCGCCTTGAAGGTCTTTTTCTCCGACGTGAGGGCGAGAATCTCCGGTTGTAACCGCAGGCGGGAGATTAACTGCGCCGTATGGCCGCGCCGGGTTACGGAAACGATTTTCTTCACCCCCGCCGTTTTGCAGAGACTTTTGATGGAGTCGCAAATCGCTCGTTCCGTTCCGGCGCCGATGGCGGGCGGTTCCTGGATATCGACGAATCGTTCGGCGTAGATGGCGATGCGCGACATCATTCGGATCGATTGTAGGGGATATTTCCCCATCGCCGTTTCTCCGGACAGCATCACGACGCCGGAGCCGTCCAGGATGGCGTTAGCGACGTCCGAGACTTCCGCCCGCGTGGGACGGGGATTTTCGATCATGGATTGCAGCATCTGCGTCGCCGTGATGACCAGCTTGCCCGTCTGATTGCATTTCCGGATGATGCGTTTTTGGATGATGGGGATCTCTTCTGGTTCCAATTCTACGCCCATATCGCCGCGGGCGATCATCACGCCGTCAGCGTATTCAATAATTTCGTCGACATTATCGACGCCTTCTTGATTTTCGATTTTGGCGATGATTTGCGCGCCGCTTCCCTCCAAATAACGGCGGCAGGCGATGATGTCTTCCTTATTGCGTGTGAAGGATAGAGCGGCGAAGCAGATATCGTTCTCTTTGATAAAATGGAGAGTTTGGACGTCTTTATCGGTCAGGGGCGGGAGGGGAAGCGATTTTTTGGGGAAATTCACCGCTCGTCCGCTGGTAATGAAGCCATCGTTCGTGAAACGGAATTGGATAAGCCGGTTCTCTTTCGCCGTTACGAAAGCTTCGAGGACGCCATCGTCGATTAATGCGCGATCGCCGACTTGCAGATGGTCGTAGATATCAGCATCAAGGCGGCATTCGTCGTTCTGGGAGAAACCGACGGTGATGATATCGCCAGCGTGTACCTGAAAATTATGCTGGGTCCGCAGGCGGATTTTCGGCCCTTGCGTATCCATAACGATGGGGATGCCCGCCACGCGGCGGACGTTATCCACAATTTGAGCGTATTCGCCGAAATCGCCATGGCTAGTGTTGATGCGTACAGCGTCCATTCCGCTTTCGACCATTTTAGTCAAGGTCTCAATAGAATTGGAGGATGGCCCGACAGTGCAAAGAATTTTCGTTTTTTTCATCGGCGACTATCCTAATACGGTTCCATGAACGTTGGATTCTCGTTTCCTTACGCCCAACGCATGAATTCGCATGCAAACGAGGGAATGATATCCGGGTGATTGGGGCGTATGCGGATAGCGTAACCGTGACGCCCGCTTTCCTTGCAGGGGATTTCGAAGCGGAAGTTGTAAATCCCGTCTTTGGATTCGCCGGTATAATGCGATTTGTATATCGTTCCGTTTTGAATTTCTCCCTTGGAATCCAATAAACCGCATAACAATTCCACAGCTACGTCGTCGGGAGACAAGGAAGCAAGGCGAGCGGAGACGGAGAGCGTAAGTTCGTCGTCTACTTCCAGATCGGAATCGACGGCGCCGACATGCGTGATGGCGACATCTTTCCAGGTCGAACTAATTTTTCCAACCCAAGACGCCATATCCTTTCCGCGAGCGAAATCGTTCGCTTTCATGGAAATCAAAGCGCGATGACCTGGAAGATAGAATTGCTCCGCGTATTCTTGCAACATGCGATGCGTATTGAAATGCCGTCCGAGAATTTTTATGGATTTTTTCATTTTGGCGATCCAATCTCTCGGCAATCCGGTGTTATCGCGCTTGAAGAATAGGGGGATGATTTCGTTTTCGAAGCAATGGAACAAGGAGTGGCATTCCACTTTGTCCTGTTGGGCGGGATCGCGAAATTCCTCCCGGTTGCCGATGGCCCAGCCGACTTCGGGATCGAAGCCTTCATCCCACCATCCATCGAGAATGCTGACGTTCAATCCGCCGTTGGGAGCTACTTTCATGCCGCTTGTACCGGAGGCTTCCAAAGGCCGTTGGGGAGTGTTGAGCCAAACATCGACGCCTTGAACCAGGTAGCGGGCGACGTTGATATCGTAATCTTCCAGAAAGACGATGCGGGAACGGAACGGTTCTTCCTGAATGGCATGAACGATGGATTTGATGATCTCCTTGGCGGGAGTATCTTGGGGATGCGCCTTGCCGGCGAAGATGAATTGAACAGGTTGGTCTTCGACCGTAAGCAGTCTTTTCAAGCGTTCCATATCGGAAAACAGAAGATGAGCGCGCTTATAGGTGGCGAACCGGCGGGCGAAGCCGATGGTTAAGGCGTGTGGACTAAGCGCTTCTTCCGCCGCCGCGATTTCGGCGCTATGCAGTCCGCGCCGAACCAATTGCTTCTTCAAGCGGTTACGGGCGAAGAAGACGAGACGTTCCCGCCGCCGCTGATGGGTGCGCCAAAGTTCGATGTCGGGGATGCGGTCGATGCGGTCCCAGACGCTGAATTCCCAAGGTCTCTGAACGAATCGGGGACCGAGATAGGATTCGAAGAGATCGTTCAAATCGTGGCTGATCCAGGTGCGGGTGTGGATGCCGTTGGTGATATGGGAGATAGGAATCTCGCCGTGGGGGACGTTGGGCCAAATGCAGCGCCACATTTTGCGGGATACTTCGCCGTGCAGCTTGCTGACGCCGTTGGAGAAAGCGGAACGGCGCAGCGCCAAGATCGTCATGACGTAGGGATCTTCGGTTTTGGCGTTGGGTTCTTGGCCAATGCGCAGGAAATCTTCCCAGGTTATTCCTAAACGTCCAATCCATTTCCCCAAATATTTCTTGAGAAGCTGAGGATCGAAGCGTTCGTTTCCGGCGGGAACGGGAGTGTGGGTCGTAAATACGGAGGATGACCAGACGATCTCGCGAGCTTCAGCGAGAGTGAGGCCGTTCGATTCCATATAATCCCGTATCCGCTCTAAAAGTTGAAACGCGGAATGCCCTTCGTTGATATGGAAAACGGTGGGCTTAAGTCCCAGGGCTTTCAAGGCGCGGTAGCCGCCGATTCCCAAAAGCAATTCCTGCCGGATGCGCATGTCGCGGTCGCCGCCGTAAAGTTGAGTGGTGATTTCGCGTCCCCAGGCGTCGTTGGCGGCGAAGTTCGTGTCGAGAAGATAAAGATTCACGTTGCCTACTTCAACCCGCCAGATTTGCGCGAAGACGTTTTTTTCTCCCATTTCGACGGCGATGACGAGTGGCTCTTTTTTTTCGTTTGTCACCAAGGTCACGGGCATTTTGTACCAATCGTTTTCGGGATATTCTTCCAGCTGCCAGCCGTCCGCATTGAGCCGCTGCCGGAAATAACCTTGCCGGTAGAGAAGGCCGACGGCCGCCAGAGGAATGCCCAAGTCGCTGGCCGATTTCAAATGATCGCCGGAGAGGATGCCCAAGCCGCCGGAATAGACGGGCAAGCCTTCGTCCAGACCGTATTCGCAGGAAAAATAGGCCACCATCAAATCCTTGCTTTCCGGATGGTGTCGTTCGAACCATTTGGAACTGGCCAAGTAATTTTTCAGGTTCATGTGCACCCGTTCCACATTGGCCACGAATCCGTCGTCCTGGGCCAGTTCCTTGAAACGGGCCTGAGGTACGCGGCCCAGCATGGCGACGGGATTCTGGTAGACTTCCTCCCAAATATCCGCATCAATCATGATGAAGAGGCGCACAGCGTCCCAGTTCCATGAGAACCAGAGGTTCATGGCGATTTCTTTTAGCGACTTTAGTTCATCGGGAAGTACAGGGGCTACATAAAAGGGTTCGATTTTCATGGTTGGCTCGCAATCTTTTTAATTTCGAAATGGGATCCATGGCGGTTCGAAATGGCGCGTTGACTCAGTATAGAATAGGTTTTCCTGGAAATGAATAAGCGGGGAGCATTTTTTTTCTTAGGAAATTGAGCCGTTTAAAACTCCTTTCAACTTTTTGCAGCGATTTATCCGAGCTGCAGAGATCGTAACTCAATCAATACAAGATATTGAATATTGAGATTTTATATTTGTCCGGCTCAATGGAGACTTTAAGTTCTTTTCTTTTTTCCTCTCAATTCTAATCTATAATGGAGAGATCGCTTTTCATTTCTTTGGAAAATTGCTTAAGCCATAATTTAGTTTACCGATATTACAAAGTGAACGGGTTTATCATCGGGCCTTAGCATTATTTGATCCTTATAGCGGCGAGTAATTGGAAAACCTAGGGAGTACTAGAGATAGTATATAGGATGATTATCTCTTTGTGATTCCTTGATTCATGAGGAGGAGGTAGTATTATAGATTGTATCTATAATCTATAGATAATATAATAAATAACTTTTTTGTTGAAAAAAAATAAATTTTAATATAGGATTAATTGATTATATAATAAATTGATTATTGGATTCCGAATCCTTTTTTGCAATTGTTGAGGGATTGAAAAAGGCGATCATCATATCACCGCGAGAGGTGAACATGGATATTCGTTTTTTCAATCCGACAGCCTCGGATAATGATTTTGCCCTCTATTTTATATTGGGGATGACGGTATTTGTCCTAATTTTAATGTACGCCTCCTATCGTTACCGCCGTTTTAAACGCTTCAAAGAATTCGTCGAAGAAATGAAGCAACTGGATCTGGATCAGAATCAGGAGAACACTCTATCGGGAATGGTCAAGCGTTACGCCTTGGACGAGCCGGTTCAAATCCTGATGTCTCTTCGCTTATTCGACGAAATGGCGACTCATGAAATCGCCCGCATCCTTGGCAGTCCCGCATCGGCGGCTACGAAAAAGCAATTCATCGATCTCGT encodes:
- the thiS gene encoding sulfur carrier protein ThiS, yielding MNITVNGKSIEIEENANILQLLSRLDLHPQRVAVEVNRAIVKRGAYDSHTLTKGDEIEILQFVGGGA
- the pyk gene encoding pyruvate kinase; translation: MKKTKILCTVGPSSNSIETLTKMVESGMDAVRINTSHGDFGEYAQIVDNVRRVAGIPIVMDTQGPKIRLRTQHNFQVHAGDIITVGFSQNDECRLDADIYDHLQVGDRALIDDGVLEAFVTAKENRLIQFRFTNDGFITSGRAVNFPKKSLPLPPLTDKDVQTLHFIKENDICFAALSFTRNKEDIIACRRYLEGSGAQIIAKIENQEGVDNVDEIIEYADGVMIARGDMGVELEPEEIPIIQKRIIRKCNQTGKLVITATQMLQSMIENPRPTRAEVSDVANAILDGSGVVMLSGETAMGKYPLQSIRMMSRIAIYAERFVDIQEPPAIGAGTERAICDSIKSLCKTAGVKKIVSVTRRGHTAQLISRLRLQPEILALTSEKKTFKALHLYYGVRPVMYPDLKGSIRMIAAGMFLYEKGLLQDDDLVLFASGEYQPKEHKTNTIQIVPMRDLVDYCREHEC
- the glgP gene encoding alpha-glucan family phosphorylase; its protein translation is MKIEPFYVAPVLPDELKSLKEIAMNLWFSWNWDAVRLFIMIDADIWEEVYQNPVAMLGRVPQARFKELAQDDGFVANVERVHMNLKNYLASSKWFERHHPESKDLMVAYFSCEYGLDEGLPVYSGGLGILSGDHLKSASDLGIPLAAVGLLYRQGYFRQRLNADGWQLEEYPENDWYKMPVTLVTNEKKEPLVIAVEMGEKNVFAQIWRVEVGNVNLYLLDTNFAANDAWGREITTQLYGGDRDMRIRQELLLGIGGYRALKALGLKPTVFHINEGHSAFQLLERIRDYMESNGLTLAEAREIVWSSSVFTTHTPVPAGNERFDPQLLKKYLGKWIGRLGITWEDFLRIGQEPNAKTEDPYVMTILALRRSAFSNGVSKLHGEVSRKMWRCIWPNVPHGEIPISHITNGIHTRTWISHDLNDLFESYLGPRFVQRPWEFSVWDRIDRIPDIELWRTHQRRRERLVFFARNRLKKQLVRRGLHSAEIAAAEEALSPHALTIGFARRFATYKRAHLLFSDMERLKRLLTVEDQPVQFIFAGKAHPQDTPAKEIIKSIVHAIQEEPFRSRIVFLEDYDINVARYLVQGVDVWLNTPQRPLEASGTSGMKVAPNGGLNVSILDGWWDEGFDPEVGWAIGNREEFRDPAQQDKVECHSLFHCFENEIIPLFFKRDNTGLPRDWIAKMKKSIKILGRHFNTHRMLQEYAEQFYLPGHRALISMKANDFARGKDMASWVGKISSTWKDVAITHVGAVDSDLEVDDELTLSVSARLASLSPDDVAVELLCGLLDSKGEIQNGTIYKSHYTGESKDGIYNFRFEIPCKESGRHGYAIRIRPNHPDIIPSFACEFMRWA